GCTCGGCTTCGACTTAGAAATGCAGTGTTACCTTACCCCGAGCTGCACAAGAGAACGAGTGTCGGGTCGGGCTTCGCGCGCCGGTTTTCCGCCCAACGGCGCGCGATCTCGTCAGGTTGCGGAACCTACGAAGCAACAGCGGCGACTGCGCCGAGCTTGGGCGAGACTGTGCGCGCCTTGGCCCGCAAGGCGCGGAAGGTGAGCACGTGGAGCATCATGGCCAGCGGCGCCATGAAGCCCGGGATGAAGGTGTAGGGGAAGGTGCCGAGCGCCGTGTTGAAAACCTCGGCATGGACGAGGTGCAGTGGTCCGGGCGCGGTCAGGACGGCGCGGGCCGCGACGTTGGCGAGCGAAGCCAGGCCGACGACGTTCCAGATCAGCGCGATGCGGCGGCCGCCGGGCCTGCGGGTCGCGATCCAGGCGAACAGCGGGGCGCTGAAGCCGACAAGGATCTCGATGTTGCCGCCGCCCAGCGTCATCAGTTTGGGAACCGACCCAAGCTCCCAGAGCCGGTGCAGCGTCAGCTCGACGCCGATGCGGAACGCCTGCAGGCCGATCAGCCACGCCAGCGGCACGCGCACCGCCAGATACCGGCCGGCCGGCGAGCGGACCAGCACGAGCGCCACGAAGGCGACGATCGGCGCGAGCAGGATGAAGACGCCGGGGACGGGCAGGCGCGTGTTGCCGACGATGCCGCTGTAGCCGAGGACGGCGGCATAGCCGAGCCAGAGCGCCAGCACGGCGAGCGCCGCGGTGGCGGCTCGGGGCGACAGCACGCGGATGAGCGTGGCGGCGACGATGGTCGCCATCACTGCGACGTAGACCAGGAAGGTCGGGCCGAGCGGTAGCGCGGCGAGCATGGCGGGCTCCTGTCGAGATCAGGATGTGCGGTTGGGTCAGGCCGGCTCGATCGCGGTCGCGGGCGTGCTTGCGACCTTGCCACCGGCCTTGCCGGGTGCCGCAGCCGGCCTTTGCGAAACGCCGTGTTCCTCGCGCCAGAGCGCGGAGTCGGCGCTGAGCACGGGGCGCGCGGGCTGCGGCATCCACAGCTTGCGGGCGAAGCGATCGGGGTTGCAGCCGGGACGCATCGGGACGCTCATGAAGCCCGCGAACGCTTTGAGGAAATTCCTCATCGCGCGCTGCGCCTGCGGCTGCGCGGCGTAGCGCCGGGTGATGGCTTCGAAGCTCTCCGGCTGGCGCCCGGTGACCTCCAGCACGTGCGTTGTCGGTCCGCCGAGCTCGAAGGCGCCGCGATCGTGATCCTGCAGATAGGCGCCCATCTGGCTGAGCAGGAAGGGATCGAAGCCGTCCATCCGCGCCGCCTTGTAGAACATCCACAGGGGCATCTCGACGTGGACCACGGTGCGCCCGAGCACCTTGCCCATGATCCCGGCCATCTCCTTCAGGGACAGCAT
This Beijerinckiaceae bacterium RH AL1 DNA region includes the following protein-coding sequences:
- a CDS encoding hypothetical protein (ID:RHAL1_00740;~conserved membrane protein of unknown function;~source:Prodigal:2.6), which produces MLAALPLGPTFLVYVAVMATIVAATLIRVLSPRAATAALAVLALWLGYAAVLGYSGIVGNTRLPVPGVFILLAPIVAFVALVLVRSPAGRYLAVRVPLAWLIGLQAFRIGVELTLHRLWELGSVPKLMTLGGGNIEILVGFSAPLFAWIATRRPGGRRIALIWNVVGLASLANVAARAVLTAPGPLHLVHAEVFNTALGTFPYTFIPGFMAPLAMMLHVLTFRALRAKARTVSPKLGAVAAVAS